CCTAAAACACTCTTTCTTGGTTTTAATGCCTGCTTGGACCTTGCCgctccaccaccaagtctctctaggggCCTGATGACTACTCTTCGCTTCCCCTAGCACATCcttggcaaccctcttaataaaAGTCATCATCTTGTTCCGCATcacattggtgtctccctcaaagtcccactttccttgtttgaccacattaTTTATAGATGTCCTCAAGGATTCCCCTTTTAaactccaccaccttatcttaagGTATATAGTTCCTTCCTCCTACCTTTCTGTACACTGAGGCacatatccaagaccaccaatctatgttgggtggttaggctctcccctggaataaccttacagtccttacaccTCCTTCTGTCTACCCTACTTGTTAGGAAGAAGCCTATTTGGCTGGTATGATTCCTACTTTTATAGGTAACTAAGTGTTCATCTCTTTTTACAcagaaagtgttcacaatggcaAGATCATACGCCACCacaaagtctaggattgaggtccccTCCTCGTTCCTCTCCCCAACTTCGAAACCGCCATGTACACCTTTATAACCCCTATAATCCCCTCCCAACATGTCCGTTCATGTCACCTCCAAAAAATAATCAATTCTTTTTTGCCCAATAAGTCATCCAAGTGATACCAAAATTGACGCTTagtactttcatccaatcctacttggagTGCATACGCACAAACAACactgacaacctctttctctaaaaccagtttgatggatataatctcGTCTCCCAATCTTTTGACCTCTACCACATCATTCTTGAGATCTTTGACCACAATTATGCCCACTCCGCTTCTATTACTATGGTCTCCCGTATACCAAAGTTTGAaatcatccaacaccttagctttgttacccttccatcttgtctctTGGTTACAAGCGATATTTATCCTTCATCTTCTCATAACATCTACCAACTCCAGGCTCTTACCcgttaaggatccaatgttccaagaagctaatctaatcctacgcttcTAGGCTGGAAAATTTCCTCTCACTAGCCCTTGTCTACTTATCACCGCACTCGGGCGTTGACACGGCGTGTCACTTACGaaggacgcacctctccacttcatccatcctattttaattatcTGCGAAACCTAATCCTAtatatcatcttctttatttatgattgagcccagatacctaaaataatcactttgcagaatctcctcatcaattttcaccacctcattatttGTCCTAGTgcaactaaagttacacaccatatactccatcttcgttctaTTTAGCTTAAAACTTtttattccaaggttgatctccataacacCAACTTGGCGTcaatccctacttttgtctcacCTACAAAAACAATATAATCAGTAAAAAGCATACACagaggaacctcatcttgaatgtctctggtaaaatcatctatgataagcacaaacaaataagggtttaaaGTTGATTCTTAATTTAACTCATTTGTAATTggaaattcactaccttgacccccacAATttttacactagtcaccacaccatcatacatatctttaattatgtccacatatttacttgaaacacttctcctctctagtacttgccagattaatACTCTAGGGACTGTCATAAGAATTCTatgtcaataaagaccatatggagatccttcttgcaatatcTAAATCTTTCCATCAATCTCCTAAGCAAATAGCTTATGTCGTGGATCTTCCAGGCATAAAACCAAAACGGTTCaccgtaatagtagtttcttgtctcaggtgggtttcaataaccctctcccataatttcatagtatgactcattagtttcatgcctctatagttattgtagcTCTAAATGTCACCTTTAATTTTAtaaatcggaaccacaatgcttctactctattcatctagcattttcattatgctcataatcttattaaacagcttggttagccaagataaaccacagattctaaagctcttccacactttcTATTGGAACCTCATCTGGATttggtgccttgcctactttcatcctcctctTTTACTTCTAGCACTCTAAAATTAACCAGTCTCAGAAATGAAACATCTAATATATGTTTTAGTACTAGAAAGAAAAATTCCAATGGTATATTCAACAATACATGTATCATATATAAACATGAAGTGAGAAAGTCAAATTCCATGGAGAACGAGTGCCCAGTCCTAGAGCCCAAGATCAACTACAGAGGGAAAGCAAGAATCGTACCAGCAAGGGGTAAActttcccccaccccccccccaaaaaaaagaaagaaagtaaaagtaaaagaaacGAGGATATTCACTTTCTAATCCTTGAATAGAAAGTACCTTAGGCTTCATGGTTATCGTTCTCAATGGATAAGGATGGAATAAAGGTTCCCTAGTTGCTCAACAAGCACTAGGGTAAAGTGCATGATGCTTACTTCCCCAGCCCGAAAGAAGAGGATATAGCATATTTCCCCAGACCAAGTGAATGTAGAAGGCTATCAACAGTAGTATGTGGTTCCTAGCCCTacacaaaaccaaaccaaaaggGCAAAGGCAAACATAAATGAACCAGTTTAAATCCTACGGGAACAATAGTAGTTGTAGATTTTTTTCAACAAATGAGTGACTTTGTAACCAATCAGCATTCAAAACATTCACCGAATTAGATCATCTAAGGATCAAATGCAACTAGAGagttaaattaaaaaaatgcacCACTAATGGTCAAAAGCAACCAACAGTTTCAGAAGATAGCATAATTGTTGCATCAGGCATTAACAGTTTGCAGTCAAACGATATGCATTAGACTCCATGCAACACAAAAATTTACCTGATTTTTCATCATAGCATTGATCACCAGTAACAGTTAACTGCAATTACAATCCTTGAGAATAAATATTTGTTCTCTGAATAGAAATTAACATGTAATCATGTACATGTTAAAACTGCGCAGGTTTTCTCAGACCCACAATATAGCTAAGAGTTGCATTTGTTCCATTGAGAAAAATAATGAGTAAAAAGTATTTCCAATTAATACCATCACAAACACTCCTACAGTTCCTGAACCAGCAATGCTCTGGAAGCTGGAGCTAATGTTATATCTATATTGTTCTGCACGAATGACTTTCTTAAACAATATTCATCACAAAGACTGCCATACAAGGATGATAACTCAAATGAATGTAGAAGGCTAGCAACAGTAGTATGTGGTTCCTCATCCTACACAAAACAAAACCTAAAGGGCAAACGTAAATGAACCAGTTTAAATCCTACAGGAACAATAGCAGTTGTAGACTTTGTCAACAAACAAGTGACTTTGTACCAATCAGCATTCAACAATCACTGAATTAGATCATCAAACGATCAAAAGCAACTAGATAGTTAAATTCAAAAAATGCACCTCTCTAAGGGTAAAAAATAACTAATAGTTTCAGGGGAATGCGAAATTGATCCATCAGGCCTAACAGTTGGGAGCCAGAAGATATGCATTAGACTCCATGCAACAAAAATGTACCTGATTTGCATCATAGCATTGATCACCGGTAACAGACTAACAGTTACTATAATTACAATCTTTAAGAACAAATTTTTGTTCTCTGCACAGAAATTAACATGTAACCATGTTAATCCTGTGCAGGTTTTCTCAGACCCACAACATAACCAAGAGTTACATTCTTTCCGTCAAGAAAAATTACGGTCATATAAGCATGTAAGATCCTCTTAGCCTTCTCCCTGGCTCGTTCGCTCCCTCTCTCTTCCACCTCTCTCAACACCTCTGCAGCTCCCGCTTCCTCCGCCAGCCCTTTAAACCTCAAACTCCCTTGACTCAGGGCGTACAACGCCTCCACGCAGTTCTCCCGAATCGTTTCCGAGTTTAACTCGTTTCTCCTCAACATCTCCACGAAGCATTGCACCGCGTTCGCATCGAGCAATGCGGTCCGCCCCTCTGCACATGCCGCTAAGTTGCAGAGTATAAGCAGAGCCTTGCTTGCGAGGTCTCTTCCCCTTGCCATGGCTAGCAGCGTCGGCACAGAACCCAGCTTCACGAGTTTGGAGCGGTTGCTCTGAACCAGCGAAAGATGGTAGAGAGCGAGCGCCGAATCGTGCCGAGCCCGCTCGCTCTCCGACCGGAGCATGTGGAGCAGCGGTGGCAACGCGCCTAATACACCTATGGCCATCTTGTTCTCATTGTCAAGAGCCAGGCTGAAGAGGGCACCCGCAGCGTGTTCCTGCGCTTCAGTGAACCCTCCCTTCAACACATCGATCAATGGTGGGACGATCCCCGCCCGTACGATCTTTACCTTATTGATCTTTTCCAACGAGAGATTCACCAGCGATGCCACCGCGTTTATTTGGATGACAGAGTAGCGTGAGGTCAGCAGAGATTTTAACGCTGAAAGCAATCGTAGGGTACAGAGCGGAACCCTCATATCTACGTTGGTTCTGGTGATCTTTCTCAGTGAGATCACGGATTCCTCTTGCTCGAACACTTGTAAACTCTTGAGCTTGACGAAGATCTCCTCCTCTTCAGGGGACATTGGGTTTAGAGACTCGTCTGTAACGTTGTTGgacgacgaagaagatgaaggtGTGTCGGGAATTGCCGTACTTACCGATTCCTCGGAGCTAGTGTAGAAGTGAGTCGGTCGGCGATTTAACTCCGTCCCTGCATCAGAAAATGTGACTGGAGGCTTCTCCGACACTCCTTTAAgcaactcctcctcctccgacACCGATAAAtttttcttctctgcttcttcttcttttatcttgCATTTGAGGGTTGATTTCTCAGGCGGTATTAGTGCACGAGCGAGCTTCTCCGCGGATCTGAGCTCTGGGGGTGTTGGCATTTCAAAGCCATTAGCACGGCACCACCAGTCGAGAATAGTCGATTTAACGGCGACCTTCAACCTGTGCTTATTGTTTCCCATCTTTAATATCTCTCCCTAATCTCTCCTACGTTCTTCGAGAATTCAGAGATTAACGAAGTACTTGTCCGGTTTCTCAAGAATTCGTAATATAGAAATCCCATCTTTGTCGTCGTTCgtaaaccaaacaaaccaaaccagACAATAGTCAATTAACAGACACCAGTACTA
The nucleotide sequence above comes from Telopea speciosissima isolate NSW1024214 ecotype Mountain lineage chromosome 3, Tspe_v1, whole genome shotgun sequence. Encoded proteins:
- the LOC122653490 gene encoding U-box domain-containing protein 40-like — its product is MGNNKHRLKVAVKSTILDWWCRANGFEMPTPPELRSAEKLARALIPPEKSTLKCKIKEEEAEKKNLSVSEEEELLKGVSEKPPVTFSDAGTELNRRPTHFYTSSEESVSTAIPDTPSSSSSSNNVTDESLNPMSPEEEEIFVKLKSLQVFEQEESVISLRKITRTNVDMRVPLCTLRLLSALKSLLTSRYSVIQINAVASLVNLSLEKINKVKIVRAGIVPPLIDVLKGGFTEAQEHAAGALFSLALDNENKMAIGVLGALPPLLHMLRSESERARHDSALALYHLSLVQSNRSKLVKLGSVPTLLAMARGRDLASKALLILCNLAACAEGRTALLDANAVQCFVEMLRRNELNSETIRENCVEALYALSQGSLRFKGLAEEAGAAEVLREVEERGSERAREKAKRILHAYMTVIFLDGKNVTLGYVVGLRKPAQD